One window from the genome of Anopheles merus strain MAF chromosome 3R, AmerM5.1, whole genome shotgun sequence encodes:
- the LOC121597749 gene encoding myosin heavy chain, muscle isoform X6, translating to MPKPPVQVGEDPDPTEFLFVSLEQKRIDQSKPYDSKKACWVPEEKEGYVLGEIKATKGELVTVALPGGETKDFKKDLVSQVNPPKYEKCEDMSNLTYLNDASVLHNLRQRYYAKLIYTYSGLFCVVINPYKRYPLYTNRCAKMYRGKRRNEVPPHLFAVSDGAYVNMLTNHENQSMLITGESGAGKTENTKKVIAYFATIGASGKKDENAEKKGSLEDQVVQTNPVLEAFGNAKTVRNDNSSRFGKFIRIHFTGSGKLAGADIETYLLEKARVISQQTLERSYHIFYQIMSGSVKGLKEKCFLSNDVYDYMIIAQGKTTIPNVDDGEEMGLTDEAFNVLGFTQEEKDNIYRITSAVMHMGRMQFKQKGREEQAEADGTEDGDRVAKLLGVGTDDLYKNLLKPRIKVGNEFVTKGQNKDQVTNSVGALCKGIFDRLFKWLVKKCNETLDTKQKRAQFIGVLDIAGFEIFDFNGFEQLCINFTNEKLQQFFNHHMFVLEQEEYKREGINWAFIDFGMDLLACIDLIEKPMGILSILEEESMFPKATDQTFAEKLMTNHLGKSAPFMKPRPPKPGIPAGHFAIGHYAGVVSYNISGWLEKNKDPLNDTVVDQFKKGSNALMVEIFADHPGQSADPAAAKGGRGKKGAGFATVSSSYKEQLNNLMTTLKSTQPHFVRCIIPNEMKTAGVVDAHLVMHQLTCNGVLEGIRICRKGFPNRMMYPDFKLRYKILNPKAVDGLDVEKEGRKIAQLIIEAVGLNADQYRLGMTKVFFRAGVLGQMEEFRDERLSKIMSWMQAWCRGYLSRKEFKKMQEQRVSLEIVQRNLRKYLKLRTWAWWKLWQKVKPLLNVSRVEDQIAKLEEKATKAQEAYEKEEKLRKELEALNSKLLAEKTALLDSLSGEKGALQEYQEKAAKLTAQKNDLENQLRDTQERLAQEEDARNQLFQTKKKLEQEIGSQKKDAEDLELQIQKIEQDKASKDHQIRNLNDEIAHQDELINKLNKEKKMQGEVNQKTAEELQAAEDKVNHLNKVKAKLEQTLDELEDSLEREKKLRGDVEKAKRKVEGDLKLTQEAVADLERNKKELEQTVLRKDKEISALSAKLEDEQSLVGKLQKQIKELQARIEELEEEVEAERQARAKAEKQRADLARELEELGERLEEAGGATSAQIELNKKREAELAKLRRDLEEANIQHEGTLANLRKKHNDAVAEMAEQVDQLNKLKTKAEHDRANMYNELNNTRTACDQLSREKAAQEKIAKQLQHTLNEVQSKLDETNRTLNDFDASKKKLSIENSDLLRQLEDAESQVSQLSKIKISLTQQLEDTKRLADEEARERATLLGKFRNLEHDLDNLREQVEEEAEGKGDIQRQLSKANAEAQLWRSKYESEGVARAEELEEAKRKLQARLAEAEETIESLNQKCIALEKTKQRLATEVEDLQLEVDRASSIANAAEKKQKAFDKIIGEWKLKVDDLAAELDASQKECRNYSTELFRLKGAYEEGQEQLEAVRRENKNLADEVKDLLDQIGEGGRNIHEIEKSRKRLEAEKDELQAALEEAEAALEQEENKVLRAQLELSQVRQEIDRRIQEKEEEFENTRKNHQRALDSMQASLEAEAKGKAEALRMKKKLEADINELEIALDHANKANAEAQKNIKRYQQQLKDVQSALEEEQRARDDAREQLGISERRANALQNELEESRTLLEQADRGRRQAEQELSDAHEQLNEVSAQNASIAAAKRKLESELQTLHSDLDELLNEAKNSEEKAKKAMVDAARLADELRAEQDHAQTQEKLRKALEQQIKELQVRLDEAESNALKGGKKAIQKLEQRVRELESELDSEQRRHADAQKNLRKSERRIKELTFQSEEDRKNHERMQDLVDKLQQKIKTYKRQIEEAEEIAALNLAKFRKAQQELEEAEERADIAEQAATKFRTKGGRAGSVQRGASPAPQRQPSAMPALAGLNLPTFDDHGF from the exons ATGCCAAAGCCACCAGTTCAGGTCGGAGAGGATCCCGATCCAACTGAGTTCCTTTTCGTCTCGCTCGAGCAGAAGCGTATCGATCAGAGCAAGCCGTACGATTCCAAGAAGGCTTGCTGGGTTCCGGAAGAGAAGGAGGGCTATGTGTTGGGTGAAATCAAGGCCACCAAGGGTGAGCTGGTCACCGTTGCCCTGCCCGGTGGTGAG ACCAAGGACTTCAAGAAGGACTTGGTGTCCCAGGTCAACCCACCGAAATACGAGAAATGCGAGGATATGTCCAACTTGACATATCTTAACGATGCCTCTGTACTCCATAACTTGAGACAGAGATACTACGCTAAGCTTATCTAC ACCTACTCGGGCTTGTTCTGCGTTGTCATCAACCCGTACAAGCGTTACCCGCTGTATACCAACCGTTGCGCCAAGATGTACCGTGGCAAGCGCCGTAATGAAGTGCCGCCGCATCTGTTCGCCGTCTCTGACGGTGCCTACGTCAACATGTTGACGAACCACGAGAACCAGTCTATGCTGATTACCGGTGAATCTGGTGCCGGAAAGACTGAGAACACCAAGAAGGTCATTGCGTACTTCGCCACCATTGGCGCTTCGGGCAAGAAGGACGAGAACGCCGAGAAGAAGGGCTCGCTGGAAGATCAGGTCGTCCAGACTAACCCCGTACTTGAGGCCTTCGGTAACGCCAAGACCGTCCGTAACGATAACTCGTCTCGTTTC GGTAAGTTCATCCGTATCCACTTCACTGGAAGCGGTAAGCTGGCTGGTGCCGATATTGAGACTTACCTGCTGGAGAAAGCCCGTGTCATCTCGCAGCAGACTCTGGAGCGCTCGTACCACATCTTCTACCAGATTATGTCTGGATCCGTCAAGGGATTGAAAG AGAAATGTTTCCTCAGTAACGACGTTTACGATTACATGATCATTGCACAAGGCAAGACCACCATTCCAAATGTCGACGATGGAGAGGAAATGGGTCTAACTGAT GAAGCCTTCAACGTTCTGGGTTTCACTCAGGAGGAGAAGGACAACATCTACCGTATCACTTCCGCTGTCATGCACATGGGTCGTATGCAGTTCAAGCAGAAGGGTCGCGAAGAGCAGGCTGAGGCTGACGGTACCGAGGATGGTGACCGTGTTGCTAAGCTGCTCGGTGTCGGCACTGACGATCTGTACAAGAATCTGCTGAAGCCACGTATTAAGGTCGGTAACGAGTTCGTCACCAAGGGTCAGAACAAGGACCAGGTCACCAACTCGGTCGGTGCCCTTTGCAAGGGTATCTTCGATCGTCTCTTCAAGTGGCTGGTCAAGAAGTGTAACGAGACTCTGGACACCAAGCAGAAGCGCGCTCAGTTCATTGGTGTGCTGGATATTGCAGGTTTCGAAATCTTCGAC TTCAACGGTTTCGAGCAGTTGTGTATTAACTTCACCAATGAGAAGCTGCAGCAGTTCTTCAACCACCACATGTTCGTCCTGGAGCAGGAAGAATACAAGCGTGAAGGTATTAACTGGGCCTTCATCGATTTCGGTATGGACTTGCTGGCCTGTATTGATCTGATTGAGAAG CCCATGGGTATCCTGTCGATTCTTGAGGAAGAGTCTATGTTCCCGAAGGCCACTGATCAGACCTTCGCTGAGAAGCTGATGACGAACCATCTCGGCAAGTCGGCTCCGTTCATGAAGCCGCGCCCACCGAAGCCAGGCATCCCGGCCGGTCACTTCGCCATTGGTCACTACGCTGGTGTTGTGTCGTACAATATCAGTGGATGGCTTGAGAAGAACAAGGATCCGCTGAACGACACTGTCGTCGATCAGTTCAAGAAGGGTAGCAACGCCCTGATGGTTGAGATCTTCGCTGATCACCCAGGCCAGTCGGCTGATCCGGCCGCCGCCAAGGGAGGTCGAGGCAAGAAGGGTGCTGGTTTCGCCACTGTCTCGTCCTCGTACAAGGAACAGCTGAACAACCTGATGACGACGCTGAAGTCTACTCAGCCTCACTTCGTCCGTTGTATCATTCCCAACGAAATGAAGACGGCCGGTGTCGTTGATGCTCACTTGGTCATGCACCAGCTGACTTGTAACGGTGTACTTGAAGGTATCCGTATTTGCCGTAAGGGCTTCCCTAACCGCATGATGTACCCTGACTTCAAGCTGCG CTACAAAATCCTGAATCCCAAAGCCGTCGACGGTTTGGACGTTGAAAAGGAGGGTCGCAAAATTGCTCAATTGATCATCGAAGCCGTTGGGCTGAATGCCGATCAGTACCGTTTGGGAATGACCAAG GTGTTCTTCCGTGCCGGTGTCCTGGGTCAGATGGAGGAGTTCCGTGATGAGCGTCTCAGCAAGATCATGTCCTGGATGCAGGCTTGGTGCCGCGGTTACCTGTCGCGTAAGGAGTTCAAGAAGATGCAGGAGCAGCGCGTCTCCCTGGAGATCGTCCAGCGCAATCTGCGCAAGTACCTGAAGCTGCGTACCTGGGCCTGGTGGAAGCTGTGGCAGAAGGTCAAGCCTCTGCTTAACGTTTCCCGTGTTGAGGACCAGATTGCT AAACTAGAAGAGAAGGCCACGAAGGCTCAGGAGGCCTATGAGAAGGAAGAGAAGCTGCGCAAGGAACTGGAGGCTCTCAACAGCAAGCTGCTGGCTGAGAAGACCGCTCTCTTGGACTCGCTATCCGGTGAGAAGGGTGCCCTCCAGGAATACCAGGAGAAGGCCGCCAAGCTGACCGCCCAGAAGAACGACCTGGAGAACCAGCTGCGC GACACCCAGGAGCGCCTGGCCCAGGAAGAGGATGCCCGCAACCAGCTCTTCCAGACCAAGAAGAAGTTGGAGCAGGAAATCGGCAGCCAGAAGAAGGATGCTGAGGACCTGGAACTGCAGATCCAGAAGATTGAGCAGGACAAGGCCTCGAAGGATCACCAGATCCGCAACCTGAACGATGAGATCGCCCACCAGGATGAGCTCATCAACAAGCTGAACAAGGAGAAGAAGATGCAGGGTGAGGTCAACCAGAAGACCGCCGAAGAGCTGCAGGCCGCCGAAGACAAGGTGAACCACCTGAACAAGGTGAAGGCCAAGCTGGAGCAGACTCTCGATGAGCTGGAGGACTCGCTTGAGCGCGAGAAGAAGCTGCGCGGTGATGTCGAGAAGGCTAAGCGCAAGGTTGAGGGTGACCTCAAGCTGACCCAGGAGGCTGTTGCCGATCTGGAGCGCAACAAGAAGGAGCTGGAGCAGACCGTCCTGCGCAAGGATAAGGAGATCTCCGCCCTGTCTGCCAAGCTGGAAGACGAGCAGTCGCTGGTTGGCAAGCTGCAGAAGCAGATCAAGGAACTGCAGGCTCGCATTGAGGAGCTCGAGGAGGAAGTCGAGGCCGAGCGTCAGGCCCGCGCCAAGGCTGAGAAGCAGCGTGCTGATCTGGCCCGTGAGCTCGAGGAGCTGGGCGAGCGTTTGGAGGAGGCTGGTGGTGCCACCTCGGCCCAGATTGAGCTGAACAAGAAGCGTGAGGCTGAGCTGGCTAAGCTGCGCCGCGATCTGGAGGAAGCCAACATCCAGCATGAGGGCACTCTGGCTAACCTGCGCAAGAAGCACAACGATGCCGTCGCTGAGATGGCCGAGCAGGTCGATCAGCTGAACAAACTGAAGACCAA GGCTGAACATGACCGCGCTAACATGTACAATGAGCTGAACAACACTCGTACTGCCTGCGATCAGCTGTCCCGCGAAAAG GCCGCCCAGGAGAAGATCGCCAAGCAGCTGCAGCACACTCTGAACGAAGTACAAAGCAAGTTGGACGAAACCAACCGCACTCTGAACGATTTCGATGCCTCCAAGAAGAAGCTGTCGATCGAGAACTCCGATCTGCTGCGCCAGCTGGAGGACGCCGAGTCGCAGGTGTCGCAGCTGAGCAAGATCAAGATCTCGCTCACTCAGCAGCTCGAGGATACCAAGCGTCTTGCCGACGAGGAGGCTCGCGAGCGCGCCACCCTGCTGGGCAAGTTCCGCAACCTGGAGCACGACCTGGACAACCTGCGCGAGCAGGTTGAGGAGGAGGCTGAGGGCAAGGGAGACATCCAGCGCCAGCTCAGCAAGGCCAACGCTGAGGCTCAGCTGTGGCGCAGCAAGTACGAGTCGGAGGGCGTTGCCCGTGCCGAGGAGCTCGAGGAGGCCAAGCGTAAGCTGCAGGCCCGCCTTGCCGAGGCTGAGGAGACCATCGAGTCGCTGAACCAGAAGTGCATTGCACTGGAGAAGACCAAGCAGCGCCTGGCCACCGAGGTCGAGGATCTGCAGCTCGAGGTTGACCGTGCCTCGTCGATTGCCAACGCTGCtgagaagaagcagaaggcGTTCGACAAAATCATTGGAGAATGGAAGCTGAAGGTCGACGATCTGGCCGCCGAGCTGGATGCCTCGCAGAAGGAGTGCCGCAACTACTCGACCGAGCTGTTCCGTCTGAAGGGTGCCTACGAGGAGGGCCAGGAGCAGCTTGAAGCCGTCCGCCGTGAGAACAAGAACTTGGCCGATGAGGTCAAGGATCTGCTGGACCAGATCGGTGAGGGTGGCCGCAACATCCACGAGATTGAGAAGTCGCGTAAGCGCCTGGAGGCCGAGAAGGACGAGCTGCAGGCCGCCCTCGAGGAGGCTGAAGCCGCCCTGGAGCAGGAGGAGAACAAGGTTCTGCGTGCTCAACTTGAACTGTCTCAGGTCCGTCAAGAAATTGACCGCCGCATCCAGGAGAAGGAAGAAGAGTTCGAGAACACTCGCAAGAACCACCAGCGCGCCCTGGACTCGATGCAGGCTTCCCTGGAGGCCGAAGCCAAGGGTAAGGCCGAGGCTCTGCGTATGAAGAAGAAGCTGGAAGCCGACATCAACGAGCTGGAGATTGCTCTGGATCACGCCAACAAG GCTAACGCTGAGGCCCAGAAGAACATCAAGcgctaccagcagcagctgaaggACGTCCAGAGCGCCCTGGAGGAGGAACAGCGCGCCCGCGACGATGCCCGCGAGCAGCTGGGTATCTCGGAGCGCCGTGCCAACGCTCTCCAGAACGAACTGGAGGAGTCGCGCACCCTGTTGGAACAGGCCGACCGTGGCCGTCGCCAGGCCGAGCAGGAGCTCAGTGATGCTCACGAGCAGCTGAACGAAGTGTCCGCCCAGAACGCTTCGATCGCCGCCGCCAAGAGGAAGCTCGAGTCTGAGCTGCAGACCCTGCACTCCGACCTGGATGAGCTGCTGAACGAGGCCAAGAACTCCGAGGAGAAGGCCAAGAAGGCTATGGTTGATGCCGCTCGTCTGGCTGATGAGCTGCGCGCCGAGCAGGACCATGCCCAGACCCAGGAGAAGCTGCGCAAGGCGCTTGAGCAGCAGATCAAGGAGCTGCAGGTCCGCCTGGATGAGGCCGAATCGAACGCCCTGAAGGGAGGCAAGAAGGCCATTCAGAAGCTGGAGCAGCGCGTCCGCGAGCTCGAGTCGGAGCTGGACAGCGAACAGAGACGACATGCCGATGCCCAGAAGAACCTGCGCAAGTCGGAGCGTCGCATCAAGGAGCTGACCTTCCAGTCGGAGGAAGACCGCAAGAACCACGAGCGCATGCAGGATCTGGTTGACAAGCTGCAGCAGAAGATCAAGACTTACAAGAGGCAGATTGAGGAAGCCGAGGAGATCGCCGCCCTCAACTTGGCCAAGTTCCGCAAGGCCCAGCAGGAGCTGGAGGAAGCCGAGGAGCGTGCCGACATTGCCGAACAAGCTGCCACCAAATTCCGCACCAAGGGAGGACGTGCCGGTTCCGTACAGCGTGGTGCTAGCCCAGCA CCCCAGAGACAGCCGTCTGCCATGCCTGCTCTTGCAGGACTGAACCTTCCCACATTCGACGATCACGGTTTCTAA